The following are encoded in a window of Acidobacteriota bacterium genomic DNA:
- a CDS encoding LysM peptidoglycan-binding domain-containing protein: MVVRVCRVISILLLIAYGASAAETPPRDLHFVDGHWTAWNPPDPSVYPEGSEVYIINQGDTLWGLAQTFYGDGYLWPQLWEHNTYILDAHWIYPGDPLLVVREGVTDTVVIGETAVSSEEGMIAWTDEGEEFDFDAEDAPSPFALAFVSDVYCYGYLGHENEEWPNWITSFEDNEVKYVQGALVQDIGATVEEIVYLEGEMNLVAGEDYMIVRSGPIVLHPATGESIGRQYSYIGQLRILCSDSRGTTALITQACDSVHLGDFVRPMPQIPIPLAVMDEWERHCQLPSGKSSGYIVDAKDHVFALGEGMMVQVDLGSEDNVAPGDFLTVYRPNLDPRAPRLVLGEVGVVTTQPHSSIGKIVRMRYSMEIGDRVEIK, encoded by the coding sequence ATGGTGGTGCGTGTGTGTCGAGTGATTTCGATCCTCCTGCTGATAGCGTACGGTGCGTCTGCCGCGGAGACGCCGCCGCGGGACCTCCATTTCGTGGATGGACACTGGACGGCCTGGAATCCTCCGGATCCCTCCGTCTATCCCGAGGGTAGCGAGGTCTACATCATCAACCAGGGTGACACGCTGTGGGGACTGGCGCAGACTTTTTACGGAGATGGCTATCTGTGGCCGCAGTTGTGGGAACACAACACCTACATTCTCGACGCGCACTGGATCTACCCCGGTGATCCGCTCCTGGTCGTTCGAGAGGGTGTGACCGATACTGTGGTCATCGGCGAGACCGCGGTCAGCTCCGAGGAGGGCATGATCGCGTGGACGGACGAGGGGGAGGAGTTCGACTTCGACGCCGAAGACGCGCCGAGTCCGTTCGCACTCGCTTTCGTCTCCGATGTCTACTGTTACGGCTACCTCGGTCATGAGAACGAAGAATGGCCGAACTGGATCACCTCCTTCGAAGACAACGAAGTGAAATACGTCCAGGGAGCCCTCGTGCAGGACATCGGCGCGACCGTCGAGGAAATCGTCTACCTCGAAGGCGAGATGAACCTGGTCGCTGGGGAGGACTACATGATCGTCCGTTCCGGTCCGATCGTGCTTCATCCTGCCACCGGGGAGTCCATCGGTCGTCAGTACAGTTACATCGGGCAGCTACGAATACTCTGCTCGGACAGTCGGGGAACGACTGCGTTGATCACCCAGGCTTGCGATTCCGTTCATCTCGGAGATTTCGTCCGGCCGATGCCGCAAATTCCCATTCCTCTCGCGGTCATGGATGAATGGGAAAGACACTGTCAGCTCCCCAGCGGCAAGTCTTCGGGATACATCGTCGATGCGAAAGATCACGTTTTCGCGCTCGGCGAAGGGATGATGGTTCAGGTCGATCTCGGGTCGGAAGACAATGTTGCCCCAGGAGACTTTCTGACCGTCTATCGGCCCAATCTCGACCCCCGGGCACCCCGGCTGGTTCTGGGAGAGGTCGGCGTCGTCACGACCCAGCCTCACAGCTCGATCGGCAAGATCGTCCGGATGAGATACTCGATGGAAATCGGAGACAGGGTCGAGATCAAATAG
- a CDS encoding lytic transglycosylase domain-containing protein — protein sequence MKIERVVPAAMSQRSRSLRRFARHLMRWKRSRRAIIVLAAVALVAGAWLSTPSTEETAEQSRMEMFATAGPFEAEPRSIFQRLFSSFSGPEKTPEETVDADPGEAVEMLFESIPFGDLITTAAEKHEVDPILVLAVIETESSFEKEARSPRGALGLMQLMPATGRWMGAGNLLDPEQNIEAGTRYLKYLESRFKGDLDRQLAAYNAGEGTVRRYGGIPPYQETRQYVARVMENYERRTAELAQIRTARGI from the coding sequence ATGAAGATCGAGAGGGTCGTTCCCGCAGCCATGAGCCAACGATCTCGGAGCCTACGCCGCTTTGCCCGGCATCTGATGCGGTGGAAGCGGTCCCGGCGCGCGATCATCGTTCTCGCGGCAGTCGCGTTGGTTGCCGGAGCCTGGCTGAGCACCCCCTCGACAGAGGAAACCGCCGAGCAGAGCCGAATGGAGATGTTCGCCACGGCCGGGCCCTTCGAAGCGGAGCCACGATCGATCTTTCAACGGCTGTTCTCCAGCTTCTCCGGTCCGGAGAAGACGCCCGAAGAGACCGTGGATGCCGATCCCGGCGAGGCTGTGGAGATGCTGTTCGAGTCGATTCCTTTTGGCGACCTGATCACGACGGCTGCGGAGAAGCACGAAGTCGATCCGATCCTCGTGTTGGCGGTCATCGAAACGGAGAGCAGTTTCGAGAAGGAAGCACGATCGCCTCGGGGAGCCCTCGGGTTGATGCAGCTGATGCCGGCGACCGGCCGCTGGATGGGTGCGGGCAATCTGCTCGATCCGGAGCAGAACATCGAGGCGGGAACTCGGTACCTGAAGTACCTCGAATCGAGATTCAAGGGAGACCTCGATCGTCAGCTGGCCGCCTACAATGCCGGGGAGGGGACCGTCCGGAGATACGGCGGGATTCCCCCCTATCAGGAAACGCGGCAATACGTGGCCAGAGTGATGGAGAACTACGAGCGCCGGACGGCAGAACTCGCGCAGATTCGGACAGCCCGGGGGATCTGA